A part of Phoenix dactylifera cultivar Barhee BC4 chromosome 2, palm_55x_up_171113_PBpolish2nd_filt_p, whole genome shotgun sequence genomic DNA contains:
- the LOC120105053 gene encoding uncharacterized protein LOC120105053 — protein MSQDLIHSQPVQFSIEGISSPIEDRILEFCDDDDLFPPDSQPLLYSSDDVPASSSSSAGPTAFSPFPSIDAAELSAFLDDPQPPDPDPDVLHAVNYPSSSDLSSMFPAPPQYAGGDHQQVVDPFDPIGLTDPIPGGGYPAYSPESMVPIQIQQQQAATFVGLESAVQSPSCAFLEGGGIGALYHHTGMGGERQPGFFSAGMMMVGSAPEVVGYQPMAEGPGNVGIYGPNSMQRVYSSGDMQQVLIQKEYCHFLSFLNLLLLTNNK, from the exons ATGTCGCAGGACCTGATCCATAGCCAGCCGGTGCAGTTCTCCATT GAGGGCATCTCGAGTCCTATCGAGGACCGGATCCTGGAGTTCTGCGACGACGACGACCTCTTCCCTCCCGACAGCCAACCCCTCCTCTACTCCTCCGACGACGTccctgcctcctcctcctcctccgccggccCCACCGCCTTCTCCCCTTTCCCCTCCATCGACGCTGCCGAGCTTTCCGCCTTCCTCGACGACCCGCAGCCTCCCGACCCCGATCCCGACGTCCTCCACGCCGTCAATTATCCGTCCTCGTCCGACCTCTCCTCGATGTTCCCAGCCCCGCCGCAGTACGCCGGCGGGGACCACCAGCAGGTGGTGGACCCCTTCGACCCGATCGGGTTAACGGATCCGATCCCGGGTGGCGGATACCCAGCCTACTCGCCGGAGTCCATGGTGCCGATCCAGATACAGCAGCAGCAGGCGGCGACGTTCGTGGGGTTGGAGTCGGCGGTGCAGTCGCCGTCTTGCGCGTTTCTGGAAGGGGGCGGGATCGGGGCGTTGTACCACCATACGGGGATGGGAGGAGAAAGGCAGCCGGGGTTCTTTAGCGCGGGAATGATGATGGTGGGGTCGGCGCCGGAGGTGGTGGGGTACCAGCCGATGGCGGAGGGCCCCGGAAATGTCGGGATCTACGGGCCGAATTCCATGCAGCGGGTCTACAGCTCCGGCGACATGCAGCAGGTACTGATTCAGAAAGAATACtgccattttctttcttttcttaacttaCTATTACTTACGAATAATAAGTAG
- the LOC103697416 gene encoding two-component response regulator-like PRR1, which produces MVGRLYQPFHNQQLKSMSWCSDSYHPFCSSRKVIGGNQHLMDGCSGSPTKLPASDISALEESTFKVGRLSMEERKEKIHRYLKKRNERNFSKKIKYACRKTLADSRPRIRGRFAKNDEFREAARHTSNHHEFDEEEEVKVKEEDILDSSDILAHISGVNSFKYNYTLESWI; this is translated from the exons ATGGTTGGCAGGCTTTATCAACCATTCCACAACCAGCAGTTGAAATCTATGTCATGGTGCAGTGACTCTTACCATCCATTTTGTTCCTCTCGTAAGGTGATTGGAGGAAACCAGCATCTCATGGATGGGTGCAGCGGAAGCCCGACAAAGTTGCCAGCATCAGACATCTCAGCATTAGAAGAGTCCACCTTCAAAGTCGGTCGCCTCTCCAtggaagagaggaaggagaagatccACAGATACCTGAAGAAGAGGAATGAAAGAAACTTCAGCAAAAAGATCAAG TATGCTTGTAGGAAAACTCTAGCAGATAGCCGACCTCGTATCCGAGGGCGATTTGCAAAGAATGATGAGTTCAGAGAGGCAGCAAGACACACCTCCAATCACCATGAGTtcgatgaagaggaggaa GTAAAGGTGAAGGAAGAAGATATACTTGACTCCTCGGATATACTTGCTCACATCAGTGGCGTGAATTCCTTTAAATACAACTACACTCTGGAGTCCTGGATATGA